The DNA sequence AATTTGATTTAAAACCCATTATTCCTGAATCTATTATTCAATCTGATTGGAGTGAATGGTGTCGATCTCCTCAATCCCTAGTTGTTTTAAAATTACAAGTCATTAATTTATTAGAAACTCTTCCTGAACTCCAAAGCTGGATGAAAGGAGTTAAAATAGATTGGGGTAATCCTAATGAGGATTTAGAATTATCCACCAATTGGCAACCTGGATTAGCTCAACTCAGCCTTGATTTTGAGTGGATTCCTGCACAGCCCAGTTCCCCAGAATAAATACCCTGATCTTTGGATTTTATATATTCACTTGTAGATATTAACCAATGTATATTTACGCTTTTTTGAAAACACCCACATCACCCCTCAAGCTTCCTCAAGGGATTAAGGGTTCTTTAGAAATTATTAGTGATCAAGGATTATCTGCTCTTGTAGAACCCAATTTACAAGCCGAAGATCTCCCTGATACAGATGAACAATTAATGCAAGCCGTTGTCACTCATGATCAAATCACCTGTACCATTTTTCACCAAACTTCTCTGTTACCCGTCCGTTTTGGCACCTGTTTCCGTTCAAAAACAGCCCTGTTGGAGCATTTAGTTTTATATCAACAAAACTATTTAAACAAATTAGACCAACTCGAAGGAAAAGCAGAGTATTGTTTACAAGGAGTTCCCCTCGACCCGCCAGCAAACACACTCACTCAAACTAATCCTACGGACTTAACTCC is a window from the Planktothrix sp. FACHB-1365 genome containing:
- a CDS encoding GvpL/GvpF family gas vesicle protein, with product MYIYAFLKTPTSPLKLPQGIKGSLEIISDQGLSALVEPNLQAEDLPDTDEQLMQAVVTHDQITCTIFHQTSLLPVRFGTCFRSKTALLEHLVLYQQNYLNKLDQLEGKAEYCLQGVPLDPPANTLTQTNPTDLTPLRGRDYFLAKKQLHHHQLQQQQQQTQQWQQLLEVLCQTYPETYLADSQPNRERIYILMPESNESKLQEQLKQWQSQYTHWQLSLGNAVPPYHFL